From Butyricimonas paravirosa, one genomic window encodes:
- a CDS encoding serine hydrolase domain-containing protein, which produces MKYIILIILFFSVISFRPWNSFTKEIQVEKDSIPQDTLAVAVHDLFTNEYSDLVETKRLDQTIERFMSQWEIKGASLAIMKDGKLIYSKGYGYADEENEVKTDVNHIFRIASVSKLITAAGIMKLVENGILSLDDKVFGEEGILSDTTLYAPIKDKRVNNITVENLLRHQGGFTNRAGDPMFCPVDIAEKMNVPAPADLNTIIKFVLSRRLGFTPGTSTCYSNVGYGILSRVIEKVSGKNYEEFIQDSILIPAGCYDMHLAHNLDKDRYFNEVRYYEQSDADLIRSCDGRDTLVYRSNGGNNIEALYGAGGWVASPTELLRFLSAIDADDSYPDILTKESVETMTKCVKNALPLGWMNTNNQGDWWRSGTLAGTSAMLKRQRDGFCWAFITNTSNWTGPRFPHKIEGMMVRAMDRVKEWPDRNLFDPDYCKAFEDGKKLLANEKGAQAHPVHPDNI; this is translated from the coding sequence ATGAAATATATTATACTAATTATACTATTCTTTTCAGTTATCAGTTTCAGACCTTGGAATTCTTTCACAAAAGAAATTCAGGTTGAAAAAGATTCTATTCCCCAAGACACGCTTGCCGTAGCGGTACATGATTTATTCACGAATGAATATTCTGATCTAGTTGAAACCAAGCGTTTAGATCAAACGATTGAACGTTTTATGAGTCAGTGGGAAATAAAAGGGGCTTCCCTCGCAATCATGAAAGATGGAAAACTGATTTATAGCAAGGGATATGGGTATGCCGATGAAGAAAATGAGGTGAAAACCGATGTGAACCATATCTTCCGAATTGCCTCGGTTTCCAAGCTAATCACGGCGGCAGGAATTATGAAATTAGTTGAAAACGGGATTCTATCTTTGGATGATAAAGTATTTGGTGAAGAAGGTATTTTAAGTGACACGACACTTTATGCCCCGATAAAAGATAAACGGGTGAATAATATCACCGTGGAAAATCTTCTACGCCATCAGGGGGGATTCACCAATCGCGCAGGAGACCCTATGTTCTGCCCGGTAGACATAGCGGAAAAAATGAATGTTCCGGCACCAGCTGACTTGAATACCATCATTAAATTTGTTTTATCCCGACGTTTAGGTTTCACACCGGGAACAAGCACGTGTTATTCAAACGTGGGTTACGGAATATTGTCTAGGGTGATAGAAAAAGTTTCCGGAAAAAACTACGAAGAATTTATTCAGGACAGTATACTCATTCCTGCCGGGTGTTATGATATGCATTTGGCACATAATCTGGATAAAGACCGATATTTCAACGAGGTCAGGTATTACGAACAATCGGACGCAGACCTGATCCGTTCATGTGATGGGCGGGACACGCTAGTATATCGCAGTAACGGGGGAAACAATATTGAGGCTCTTTATGGTGCCGGTGGTTGGGTGGCTTCCCCGACCGAATTATTACGTTTCCTTTCTGCCATAGACGCTGACGATTCATATCCGGATATATTGACAAAAGAGAGCGTGGAGACCATGACAAAATGCGTGAAAAACGCTTTACCTCTTGGCTGGATGAACACGAACAATCAGGGTGATTGGTGGCGTTCCGGTACTTTGGCAGGAACCAGTGCCATGTTGAAACGTCAACGGGACGGGTTCTGTTGGGCATTTATCACCAACACGAGCAATTGGACCGGACCTCGTTTTCCCCACAAGATCGAAGGTATGATGGTTCGTGCCATGGATCGGGTAAAAGAATGGCCGGACAGAAATCTGTTCGATCCTGATTACTGCAAGGCTTTCGAAGACGGGAAAAAATTGCTGGCCAATGAAAAAGGAGCCCAAGCACATCCCGTGCATCCTGACAATATCTAA
- a CDS encoding glycerate kinase codes for MNLINNRNILLAPNSFKGSLDAFEFCRILATELEECGFHTISLPLGDGGDGTARIVAHYLHALPIMTKTVDALGREHFASYYLKDNTAIIELAEACGLKHLKREEYDILNTNTAGFGVLINHALSQGATHLILCVGGSASVDGGTGALQEMGLTIVNNSSNRNYITDIKEINTKLLQQRFNGIHITILCDVDNPICGPEGAAAVFAPQKGASPEQVVMLDNQLCLWSALLKQHTGKDVTRLKHGGAAGGITAAMHALLNAQLVSGSEYCLTLSHFHDNLLQAGIVITGEGKIDIQSFYGKIPGTVATLCLQQNVPVYAVVGLAEKQVLTRFDKVFTMSQYARSIQDSIKNAPYYLKIIAQAIVDALYSSAYSD; via the coding sequence ATGAACCTCATAAACAATCGTAATATTCTTCTAGCTCCTAACTCATTCAAGGGAAGTCTGGATGCTTTCGAGTTTTGTCGAATCCTAGCCACTGAATTAGAGGAATGTGGATTTCATACGATCTCTCTTCCATTAGGAGATGGCGGTGATGGAACAGCCCGAATTGTGGCACATTACCTTCATGCACTCCCTATCATGACGAAAACGGTAGATGCCTTGGGACGTGAACATTTTGCCTCATATTACTTAAAAGACAACACGGCTATCATTGAATTAGCCGAAGCTTGTGGTCTGAAACATTTGAAACGAGAGGAGTATGACATCTTGAACACGAACACGGCAGGGTTCGGTGTTTTAATCAATCATGCCCTCTCTCAAGGAGCGACCCATTTGATTCTTTGTGTCGGTGGAAGTGCCAGCGTGGATGGTGGTACAGGAGCTCTGCAAGAAATGGGATTGACAATTGTCAACAATTCTTCGAATAGAAATTATATCACAGATATTAAGGAGATTAACACTAAATTATTGCAGCAAAGATTTAATGGCATTCATATTACGATATTATGTGATGTTGATAATCCTATTTGTGGACCGGAAGGTGCAGCCGCCGTGTTTGCCCCGCAAAAAGGAGCATCACCAGAACAAGTTGTCATGCTTGATAATCAATTGTGCCTTTGGAGTGCTTTATTAAAACAGCACACAGGTAAAGATGTAACCCGGTTGAAACATGGAGGAGCCGCGGGTGGAATCACGGCGGCCATGCACGCTTTACTAAACGCACAACTTGTTTCGGGTTCCGAATATTGCTTGACTCTCTCCCATTTCCACGACAATCTTTTACAAGCCGGAATTGTTATCACCGGAGAAGGAAAAATTGATATCCAGTCCTTTTATGGCAAAATTCCGGGAACAGTTGCAACCTTATGTTTGCAACAAAACGTTCCGGTTTATGCCGTTGTCGGATTGGCAGAAAAACAGGTCCTTACCCGTTTCGATAAAGTATTCACGATGAGCCAGTATGCCCGTTCTATTCAAGATTCTATAAAGAATGCCCCGTACTACCTAAAGATCATTGCTCAAGCCATTGTTGATGCCCTTTATTCATCCGCTTATTCGGATTGA
- a CDS encoding aminotransferase class IV encodes MMLFNNKPIDNKEYSEDILNEGLSIYEVCRVFRGKVIFLNDNLLRLDNSIKKSNIAIDLNSLHVADQLNRLIQLENIKEGNIKYVLRVTPKGIEQYVYQIKHSYPSEEAYQHGIDTVTCHAIRENAEVKYVNSELREMTNKIIQEQGVSEVLLIDQDNCVTEGSRSNVFFIRDNVFYTAPLPHVLPGTSRKRVLNICQEDGLTVVEQRVNYKDIASYQAAFITGTSPLVLPIAHIDGIAFDPHHPLLVKVMEHYFNLLSKNF; translated from the coding sequence ATGATGTTATTTAATAATAAACCCATCGATAACAAGGAATATTCCGAAGACATCCTAAATGAAGGACTTAGTATATATGAGGTATGCCGGGTTTTTAGAGGAAAAGTTATATTTCTAAACGACAACCTTTTACGACTTGACAATTCAATAAAAAAATCAAATATTGCCATTGATTTGAATTCATTACACGTGGCAGACCAATTAAATCGATTGATTCAGCTTGAAAATATCAAGGAAGGAAATATTAAATACGTACTTCGAGTTACCCCGAAGGGAATCGAGCAATATGTCTATCAGATAAAACATTCCTACCCGTCGGAAGAAGCTTACCAACATGGAATTGACACGGTTACTTGCCATGCTATCCGTGAGAATGCCGAAGTGAAATATGTCAATTCCGAGTTACGGGAAATGACAAACAAGATCATTCAGGAACAAGGAGTTTCTGAAGTTTTATTAATCGATCAGGATAACTGTGTGACAGAAGGTTCTCGTTCAAATGTATTTTTTATCCGGGATAACGTGTTTTACACGGCTCCTCTTCCTCATGTTTTGCCGGGAACTAGTCGGAAACGGGTATTAAATATCTGTCAGGAAGACGGGTTGACCGTGGTGGAACAAAGAGTGAATTACAAAGACATTGCCTCCTATCAAGCAGCCTTTATAACGGGGACTTCCCCACTTGTGTTGCCCATCGCTCATATAGACGGAATAGCTTTCGACCCGCACCACCCATTGCTGGTGAAAGTTATGGAACACTACTTCAATTTATTAAGTAAGAATTTTTAA